DNA from SAR324 cluster bacterium:
AAACGGCTGAGTTGAAGTTTCTTTTGGTCCAGATGGTTGATCGCAGCGGAATTGATACTGCCTTGAAGAGCGCTGGGGCCATCATTCTGGATACGATTCTGTAGTTCCATAAGCCCATCCAGCACGGCTTCAGGACGGGGAGGACAGCCAGCAATGTAAACGTCCACCGGGATCACCCGATCAATTCCTTGTAGCACAGAGTAGTTCTGGTAGAAGCCCCCAGAGGAAGCACACGCACCGAAAGCAATCACCCACTTTGGCTCAGCCATTTGGTCGTAGACGTTGCGCAAGATGGGCGTCATCTTGTGAGTGACGGTACCGACTACCCAGAGGACATCGGACTGGCGTGGTGAAAAACGAGGAATTTCTGCACCAAAGCGTGAGACGTCGTAGTGGGAACAGGAGGCAGACATGTACTCCATTCCGCAGCAAGCTGTGACGAATGGATACTGAAACAGGGAAAACTTGCGTGCCCAGTTGACCACATTGTCAAATTTGGTGGTCAGGAAATCACCGTAGTGGGCAGATTCCATAGGTTCCTTGAACTGAGTGGTGGATCATTCCCATTCCAATGCGCCCTTTTTCCAGTCGTAGACTAGGCCAAGGACGAGTACACTGATAAAGAATAGCGCTGCGATTAGGCCGGGCCAGTGCAACTCGCGAATTTGTACTGCCCAGGGATAGAGAAAGACGACTTCGACGTCAAACACGAGAAAAACCAGAGCTGTCATGAAAAATTTGACATCATAGCGCTGCCCTTCTGTGCCCTGAGTCAGGAATCCAGACTCAAAAGGAGTTTGCTTGGTCTCGGTGCTCAGCTTGGGTCCAAACAGGATACTGATGGCAGTAAAGACTCCGGCTAACCCGATGCCAACCAGGATCATGATCAAAATGGGAAGGTACTCGCGCATGCAAACTCCAGCAGGCAAAACAAATCAAACAAAACCAGTGGCAGTATTCCACCCGACCTGTCCTTTGTCAAATCAAAGCAAATGGCTCAAATTGGGCTTTAGCGAACTGTTGAGCCAAGCACAACACTTTCAGGAATCTTTACCAATTCAAAGCCTTTTTCTGATTCGGCGAAAAGAATCATCCCTTCTGAAAGTACTCCTCTCAGCTTGGTTGGACGCAAGTTGCTGACCACGATGACACGCTGTCCGATCAAGTCAGCAGGAGAGAACTTCGGAGCTACCCCAGAAACGATAGAGCGCAAGTGCCCTTCTCCCAGATCAACTTGTGAGTGCAGTAGCTTATCTGATCCAGCGACAGGGGCACAATCTTGAATCAGGCCAACCTTCAGTTCAACTTTATTGAATTCATCGATATTCAATGGAGTTGCTTCGGATCCAGGATCAGAATCTTCTTTGGGGGTTGGTGCTTCCTGTTGTACTTTGGGTACCTGAATTTTAGGGAAGAGGGGTTTGGGCTTGGGGAGTGCTGTGTCGCTTTGCAATAATCCTGGCTGAAGCTCTGTAAGTTGAGGAAGACCTTCTAACCCAAGGGTTGTTGAGGCAAGCTTCATTTTTTCTGGCATTACCGGAGCAAGTAGGCCAATCAAGATGCGTGTGGCATCAAGGGCTGTGTAGAGCACAGTACCCAGACGCTCGCGTTGATCTGGTTGCTTGGCTAACTGCCACGGCGCCTGCTGCTGGAGATATCCATTGACTTGACTGGCCATCCAAGCGATGTGTTCAAGCGCTTTGTGCAGATAGAACTGATGGATGAACTCCTGCACTTGCTCCACTCCTTTTTGAAACTGTGCTCGGAGTTCTGTCTCTGCATCGGTCAATGCACCACACTCAGGAACCAGTTCACTAAAGTTCTGGCGACTCAGGTTGACACTTCGGCTAAGTAGGTTGCCAAAGTTGTTCGCAAGATCGCCATTGTAGCGGGTGATTGCTAGTTCTTCAGTGAAGTTCGCATCTTCACCAAAGCTCATGTCCCGTACAAGGAAGTAGCGCAGTCCATCCACCCCTAGCTTTTCTTTCATCGCTAGAGGATCGACCACATTTCCAAGGGTTTTGCTCATTTTGGATCCGCTGCTTACCCAGTGACCATGCACGACCAATCTTGCGAAAGGTGTCATGCCAGCTGCCTTGAGCATGCAGGGCCAATAAACGGCATGAGTCTTCAGAATGTCTTTGCCAATGATGTGGTGACAGACAGGCCAGTAGTGTTGGAACAACTCACCATCTGGGCAGTCGAGGGCAGAAGCGTAGTTCAGCAATGCATCAAACCAGACATAGGTCACAAAGTCGCTGTCGAAAGGCAGTTCGATTCCCCAGGTCAAGCGTGATTTTGGACGTGAGATGCATAGGTCCTGCAGTGGATTTTCCAAAAATCGTAAGACTTCATTGCGATATCGTCCCGGATAGATCCAGTCAGGTTGATCCTTCAGCATTTGGACAAGCCAGTCCTGGTAAGCGCTCATTCGGAAGAAGTAATTGCGCTCCTGGCGAAACTCAGGGGCTTTTTGGTGAGTTGGACATTGCCCCTCGAAGAGTTCACTCTCGTTGAGAAATTCTTCACAACCCACGCAATAATAGCCTTCGTATTCCTTTAGAAAGATTTCACCGTTGTCATAGATTTGTTGCAGTATCTGTTGAACGATTTGCTTGTGGCGTTCTTCGGTAGTACGGATGAATTGATCTGGTTCAATGTGTAGTTCAGGCCAAAGCTCTCGGAATTTTTGGGTCATCATATCAACAAACGCCTGCGGCTCCATCTTCGCTTTGGCCGCAGATTCAGCGATTTTTTGGCCATGTTCATCGGTACCTGTGAGGAAGTAGGCATCTTCTCCGAACAGCCGCCGAAAACGAATGATAGCATCACTGACGATGGTGGTGTAAGCGTGCCCAATATGTGGATTGCTGTTGACGTAGTAAATCGGCGTGGTGCAATAGAAAGTTTGGCTCATGCGTTCCTACAGAGGCTGAGAATCAATCAGAAGCGGGCAGGATAATTTGTGGCTCTTCAGGGTGAGGGCGATAAAGTACAATGGTACGTCCTATGACCTGAATGACTTCTAATGCTGGCTGCTCTTCGAGA
Protein-coding regions in this window:
- the ndhC gene encoding NADH-quinone oxidoreductase subunit A — its product is MREYLPILIMILVGIGLAGVFTAISILFGPKLSTETKQTPFESGFLTQGTEGQRYDVKFFMTALVFLVFDVEVVFLYPWAVQIRELHWPGLIAALFFISVLVLGLVYDWKKGALEWE
- the metG gene encoding methionine--tRNA ligase encodes the protein MSQTFYCTTPIYYVNSNPHIGHAYTTIVSDAIIRFRRLFGEDAYFLTGTDEHGQKIAESAAKAKMEPQAFVDMMTQKFRELWPELHIEPDQFIRTTEERHKQIVQQILQQIYDNGEIFLKEYEGYYCVGCEEFLNESELFEGQCPTHQKAPEFRQERNYFFRMSAYQDWLVQMLKDQPDWIYPGRYRNEVLRFLENPLQDLCISRPKSRLTWGIELPFDSDFVTYVWFDALLNYASALDCPDGELFQHYWPVCHHIIGKDILKTHAVYWPCMLKAAGMTPFARLVVHGHWVSSGSKMSKTLGNVVDPLAMKEKLGVDGLRYFLVRDMSFGEDANFTEELAITRYNGDLANNFGNLLSRSVNLSRQNFSELVPECGALTDAETELRAQFQKGVEQVQEFIHQFYLHKALEHIAWMASQVNGYLQQQAPWQLAKQPDQRERLGTVLYTALDATRILIGLLAPVMPEKMKLASTTLGLEGLPQLTELQPGLLQSDTALPKPKPLFPKIQVPKVQQEAPTPKEDSDPGSEATPLNIDEFNKVELKVGLIQDCAPVAGSDKLLHSQVDLGEGHLRSIVSGVAPKFSPADLIGQRVIVVSNLRPTKLRGVLSEGMILFAESEKGFELVKIPESVVLGSTVR